A window from Pseudomonas moraviensis encodes these proteins:
- a CDS encoding OFA family MFS transporter, which produces MSTSITADGLRADQPAFLSKERIIAKPGFNRWLVPPAALAIHLCIGMAYGFSVFWLPLSKALGVTAPVACAPDMSFIAQVFSSNCDWPISMLGWIYTLFFIFLGCSAAIWGGWLEHAGPRKAGVVSALCWCGGLLISALGIYTHQIWLMWIGSGVIGGIGLGLGYISPVSTLIKWFPDKRGMATGMAIMGFGGGAMVGAPLATALMSHFASPEGVGVWQSFVAMAAIYFVFMIGGALSYRVPPTGWKPEGWTAPAKKASNAMITNRHVHVNVAWKTPQFRLVWLVLCLNVSAGIGILGMASPLLQEVFGGKLLGVDVPFGQLDAGQLASIAAIAAGFTGLLSLFNIGGRFFWASFSDYLGRKNTYFVFFALGFALYALIPNLGHLGNVALFVAAFCIILSMYGGGFATVPAYLADLFGTQMVGAIHGRLLTAWAAAGVLGPVLVNYLREYQLSIGVERAAAYDITLYILAGLLVLGFLCNLMVRPVADKYFMTDAELAAEQALGHDKGADASTVLEWKAAPGTKPLAIAAWLVVGIPLAWGVWVTLQKTAVLFH; this is translated from the coding sequence ATGAGCACGAGCATCACGGCGGACGGCCTCAGAGCCGACCAGCCTGCGTTCCTGTCCAAGGAACGCATCATCGCCAAGCCCGGTTTCAACCGCTGGCTGGTTCCACCGGCCGCTTTGGCCATTCACCTGTGCATCGGCATGGCCTACGGCTTCTCGGTGTTCTGGTTGCCGCTGTCCAAGGCACTGGGCGTTACCGCGCCGGTGGCTTGCGCACCGGACATGAGCTTCATCGCACAGGTATTTTCGTCGAACTGCGACTGGCCGATCTCCATGCTCGGCTGGATCTACACGCTGTTCTTCATCTTCCTCGGCTGCTCGGCAGCGATCTGGGGTGGCTGGCTGGAACACGCCGGTCCTCGTAAAGCGGGCGTGGTGTCGGCGCTGTGCTGGTGTGGCGGTCTGCTGATTTCCGCGCTGGGTATCTATACCCACCAGATCTGGCTGATGTGGATCGGCTCGGGCGTGATCGGCGGCATCGGTCTGGGCCTGGGCTATATCTCGCCGGTATCGACCCTGATCAAGTGGTTCCCGGACAAGCGCGGCATGGCGACCGGCATGGCAATCATGGGCTTCGGTGGCGGCGCGATGGTCGGTGCGCCGTTGGCGACTGCGCTGATGAGCCACTTCGCTTCGCCAGAAGGCGTGGGCGTATGGCAAAGCTTCGTGGCCATGGCGGCCATCTACTTCGTGTTCATGATCGGTGGCGCATTGTCCTACCGCGTGCCGCCAACCGGCTGGAAGCCTGAAGGCTGGACCGCTCCGGCAAAGAAAGCTTCGAACGCGATGATCACCAACCGTCACGTTCACGTGAACGTAGCGTGGAAAACTCCACAATTCCGTCTGGTCTGGCTGGTGCTGTGCCTGAACGTGTCGGCGGGTATCGGCATCCTCGGCATGGCTTCGCCACTGTTGCAGGAAGTGTTTGGCGGCAAGTTGCTGGGCGTTGACGTGCCGTTCGGTCAACTCGACGCCGGCCAACTGGCTTCGATCGCGGCGATCGCGGCGGGCTTCACCGGTCTGCTGAGCCTGTTCAACATCGGTGGCCGCTTCTTCTGGGCCTCTTTCTCGGATTACCTGGGCCGCAAAAACACCTATTTCGTGTTCTTCGCCTTGGGTTTTGCCCTGTACGCACTGATTCCGAACCTGGGTCACTTGGGCAACGTTGCGCTGTTCGTGGCGGCGTTCTGCATCATCCTGTCGATGTACGGCGGTGGTTTTGCCACGGTGCCGGCCTATCTGGCCGACCTGTTCGGTACGCAGATGGTCGGTGCAATCCACGGTCGTCTGCTGACTGCCTGGGCTGCTGCCGGTGTGCTCGGTCCGGTGCTGGTGAACTACCTGCGTGAATATCAGTTGAGCATCGGCGTGGAACGCGCAGCTGCCTACGACATCACTCTGTACATCCTCGCCGGCCTGCTGGTGCTGGGCTTCCTGTGCAACCTGATGGTGCGCCCAGTCGCTGACAAGTACTTCATGACCGACGCTGAACTGGCCGCCGAACAGGCGCTGGGCCACGACAAGGGTGCTGATGCCAGCACCGTTCTGGAGTGGAAAGCGGCGCCGGGCACCAAGCCTCTGGCAATCGCTGCCTGGCTGGTGGTGGGTATTCCGTTGGCGTGGGGTGTGTGGGTGACCCTGCAGAAAACGGCGGTATTGTTTCACTAA
- the hisB gene encoding imidazoleglycerol-phosphate dehydratase HisB — MAERKASVERDTLETQIKASINLDGTGKARFDIGVPFLEHMLDQIARHGLIDLDIECKGDLHIDDHHTVEDVGITLGQAFAKAIGDKKGIRRYGHAYVPLDEALSRVVIDFSGRPGLQMHVPYTRATVGGFDVDLFQEFFQGFVNHALVSVHIDNLRGTNTHHQIETVFKAFGRALRMAVELDERMAGQMPSTKGVL, encoded by the coding sequence ATGGCCGAACGTAAGGCGTCTGTCGAGCGCGACACTCTGGAAACCCAGATCAAAGCCTCGATCAACCTTGATGGCACCGGAAAGGCCCGATTCGATATCGGCGTTCCTTTTCTTGAGCACATGCTGGATCAGATCGCCCGTCACGGGTTGATCGATCTGGATATCGAATGCAAGGGCGATCTGCATATCGACGACCACCATACGGTGGAAGACGTCGGTATCACCCTCGGCCAGGCCTTCGCCAAAGCCATCGGCGACAAGAAAGGCATCCGTCGCTACGGCCATGCCTACGTGCCGCTCGATGAAGCGCTGTCGCGCGTGGTGATCGATTTCTCCGGTCGCCCGGGCCTGCAGATGCACGTGCCGTACACCCGCGCCACCGTCGGTGGCTTCGACGTTGACCTGTTCCAGGAATTCTTCCAGGGCTTCGTCAACCACGCGCTGGTCAGTGTGCACATCGACAACCTGCGCGGCACCAACACTCACCACCAGATCGAAACCGTGTTCAAGGCATTCGGCCGCGCCCTGCGCATGGCCGTCGAGCTGGACGAACGCATGGCCGGGCAAATGCCATCGACCAAAGGCGTGCTGTAA
- the hisH gene encoding imidazole glycerol phosphate synthase subunit HisH, which produces MQTVAVIDYGMGNLHSVAKALEHVGAGKVLITSDANVIREADRVVFPGVGAIRDCMAEIRRLGFDSLVREVSQDRPFLGICVGMQALLDSSEENDGVDCIGLFPGAVKFFGKDLHEDGEHLKVPHMGWNEVKQNISHPLWHDIPDLARFYFVHSYYIAAANGRQVVGSGHYGVDFAAALADGSRFAVQFHPEKSHTHGLQLLQNFAAWDGRW; this is translated from the coding sequence ATGCAGACGGTTGCAGTTATCGACTACGGCATGGGCAACCTGCACTCAGTGGCCAAAGCGCTTGAGCACGTCGGCGCTGGCAAGGTGCTGATCACCAGCGATGCGAACGTGATTCGTGAAGCCGACCGCGTGGTATTCCCCGGCGTTGGCGCGATTCGCGATTGCATGGCGGAGATCCGTCGGCTCGGCTTCGATTCGCTGGTCCGTGAGGTCAGCCAGGATCGGCCATTCCTCGGCATCTGCGTCGGCATGCAAGCCTTGCTCGACAGCAGCGAAGAGAATGATGGCGTTGACTGCATCGGCCTGTTCCCGGGCGCGGTGAAGTTCTTCGGCAAGGACCTGCACGAAGACGGCGAGCACCTGAAGGTCCCGCACATGGGCTGGAATGAGGTGAAGCAGAACATCAGTCACCCGCTGTGGCACGACATCCCGGATCTGGCGCGTTTCTACTTCGTGCACAGCTACTACATCGCCGCCGCCAATGGGCGGCAGGTGGTGGGCAGCGGTCATTACGGTGTCGATTTCGCCGCAGCGCTGGCCGATGGCTCGCGCTTCGCCGTGCAGTTCCACCCGGAGAAGAGCCATACCCACGGCCTGCAATTGCTGCAGAACTTCGCCGCATGGGACGGTCGCTGGTAA
- a CDS encoding DUF2164 domain-containing protein: MAGKKSKPPILTLTPEQESEANRKIQRFMEDRFELDLGSFEAAEILELFTREIAPHYYNRAIFDVQTHLKERFESIESDLWALEKN; this comes from the coding sequence ATGGCTGGCAAGAAGTCCAAACCGCCGATCCTGACCCTCACTCCCGAGCAGGAGAGCGAGGCCAATCGCAAGATTCAGCGGTTCATGGAAGACCGTTTCGAACTCGACCTGGGTTCGTTCGAAGCGGCGGAAATTCTTGAGCTGTTTACCCGCGAAATTGCTCCGCACTATTACAACAGGGCGATTTTCGATGTGCAGACCCACCTCAAGGAGCGGTTTGAAAGCATCGAAAGCGACCTGTGGGCGCTCGAAAAAAATTAA
- the hisA gene encoding 1-(5-phosphoribosyl)-5-[(5-phosphoribosylamino)methylideneamino]imidazole-4-carboxamide isomerase, whose protein sequence is MLIIPAIDLKDGACVRLRQGRMEDSTVFSDDPVSMAAKWVEGGCRRLHLVDLNGAFEGQPVNGEVVTAIAKRYPTLPIQIGGGIRSLKTIEHYVKAGVSYVIIGTKAVKDPAFVAEACRAFPGKIIVGLDAKDGFVATDGWAEISTVQVIDLARQFEADGVSSIVYTDIAKDGMMQGCNVPFTAALAAATKIPVIASGGIHNLGDIKSLLDAKAPGIIGAITGRAIYEGTLDVAEAQAFCDSYQG, encoded by the coding sequence ATGCTGATTATCCCCGCTATCGATCTCAAAGACGGTGCCTGCGTACGTCTGCGCCAGGGCCGCATGGAAGATTCCACGGTGTTCTCCGATGACCCGGTGAGCATGGCTGCCAAGTGGGTGGAGGGCGGTTGCCGCCGTCTGCATCTGGTCGACCTCAACGGCGCGTTCGAAGGTCAGCCGGTCAACGGCGAAGTGGTCACCGCGATCGCCAAGCGCTACCCGACCCTGCCGATCCAGATCGGTGGCGGCATCCGCTCGCTGAAAACCATTGAGCATTACGTCAAGGCCGGCGTGAGCTACGTGATCATCGGCACCAAAGCCGTAAAGGATCCTGCGTTCGTCGCTGAAGCCTGCCGTGCCTTCCCGGGCAAGATCATCGTCGGTCTGGATGCCAAAGACGGTTTCGTCGCCACCGATGGCTGGGCTGAAATCAGCACCGTACAGGTGATCGATCTGGCCAGGCAGTTCGAAGCCGACGGCGTGTCGTCGATTGTTTATACCGACATCGCCAAAGACGGCATGATGCAGGGCTGCAACGTACCGTTCACCGCTGCTCTGGCCGCTGCGACGAAGATTCCGGTGATCGCTTCCGGCGGCATCCACAATCTGGGTGACATCAAGTCGCTGCTTGACGCCAAGGCGCCGGGCATCATCGGCGCGATCACAGGCCGGGCGATCTACGAAGGCACACTCGACGTCGCCGAAGCGCAAGCTTTCTGCGATTCGTACCAAGGCTGA
- the hisF gene encoding imidazole glycerol phosphate synthase subunit HisF, whose translation MALAKRIIPCLDVDNGRVVKGVKFENIRDAGDPVEIARRYDEQGADEITFLDITASVDGRDTTLHTVERMASQVFIPLTVGGGVRTVQDIRNLLNAGADKVSINTAAVFNPEFVGEAAQHFGSQCIVVAIDAKKVSGPGETPRWEIFTHGGRKPTGLDAVEWAKKMEGLGAGEILLTSMDQDGMKNGFDLGVTRAISDALGIPVIASGGVGNLQHLADGILEGHASAVLAASIFHFGEYTVQEAKAYMAHRGIVMR comes from the coding sequence ATGGCGCTGGCCAAACGCATCATCCCTTGCCTGGACGTGGACAACGGCCGGGTCGTCAAAGGTGTGAAGTTCGAGAACATCCGTGACGCCGGTGACCCGGTGGAAATCGCCCGTCGCTACGACGAGCAGGGTGCCGACGAAATTACCTTTCTCGACATCACCGCCAGCGTCGATGGCCGCGACACCACGCTGCATACCGTCGAGCGCATGGCCAGCCAGGTGTTCATTCCGCTGACCGTCGGCGGTGGCGTGCGCACCGTGCAGGACATCCGCAACCTGCTCAATGCCGGCGCGGACAAGGTGTCGATCAATACCGCTGCCGTGTTCAACCCGGAATTCGTCGGTGAAGCCGCGCAGCATTTCGGCTCGCAGTGCATCGTCGTCGCCATCGACGCCAAGAAAGTCTCCGGCCCGGGCGAAACCCCGCGCTGGGAGATCTTCACCCACGGCGGGCGCAAGCCGACCGGCCTCGATGCAGTCGAGTGGGCGAAGAAAATGGAAGGCCTCGGTGCCGGCGAAATCCTCCTGACCAGCATGGATCAGGACGGCATGAAAAACGGCTTCGATCTCGGCGTTACCCGCGCCATCAGCGATGCGCTGGGCATTCCGGTGATCGCTTCCGGCGGTGTCGGCAACCTGCAGCATCTGGCCGATGGCATCCTCGAAGGGCACGCCAGCGCGGTGCTGGCAGCGAGTATTTTCCACTTCGGCGAATACACCGTGCAGGAAGCCAAGGCCTACATGGCGCATCGCGGCATCGTCATGCGCTAA
- a CDS encoding substrate-binding periplasmic protein — MIKRLLVVLASASLLFISNARAQNSPDTDLVLLTENFPPYNMAKNGKNFAQGENINGIATDIVREMFQRAGLTYSLTLRFPWERVYKLALENPGYGAFVMARLPDRERLFKWVGPIGPDDWILLAKADSKITLETLNDARKYKIGAYKGDAIAETLTKQGLKPVVVLRDQDNAKKLLNGQIDLWATGDPAGRYLARQDGVTGLKTVLRFNSAELYLALNKDVPDTVVARLQAALDQMRKDGVVDEIMGRYL; from the coding sequence ATGATCAAACGCCTGCTTGTTGTTCTCGCCAGCGCCTCATTGTTGTTCATCAGCAATGCCCGGGCGCAAAACAGTCCCGACACCGATCTGGTGCTGCTCACCGAAAACTTCCCGCCGTACAACATGGCGAAGAACGGCAAGAATTTCGCTCAAGGCGAAAACATCAACGGCATTGCCACCGACATCGTCCGCGAGATGTTCCAGCGCGCGGGCCTCACATACAGTCTGACCCTGCGTTTCCCTTGGGAGCGTGTCTACAAACTCGCGCTGGAAAATCCCGGTTATGGGGCCTTCGTCATGGCGCGCCTGCCCGATCGCGAAAGACTGTTCAAATGGGTCGGACCGATCGGTCCCGATGACTGGATCCTGCTGGCCAAGGCTGACAGCAAGATCACCCTTGAAACCCTCAACGATGCACGCAAATACAAGATCGGTGCCTACAAGGGCGACGCGATTGCCGAGACGCTGACCAAGCAAGGCCTCAAGCCGGTGGTGGTGCTGCGCGATCAGGACAATGCGAAGAAACTGCTCAACGGCCAGATCGATCTGTGGGCCACCGGTGATCCTGCCGGCCGTTATCTGGCCCGGCAGGATGGCGTGACTGGCCTGAAGACTGTGCTGCGCTTCAACAGCGCCGAGTTGTACCTGGCGCTAAACAAGGATGTGCCGGATACAGTCGTTGCCAGGTTGCAGGCTGCGCTTGATCAGATGCGCAAGGACGGGGTTGTCGACGAGATCATGGGACGCTATCTGTAA
- a CDS encoding Vps62-related protein, with product MPTHETAALPTAQMQPIRNDNLLISFTTEFLRIWDTVGSRVKPAAFWRPTPPADVLPGYFPLGDVAIDDHDNINDRHAVAVVCEAATPSADPAKGSALRRPDDYELIWQDTGSGSKKDGAIWRPIPPQGYVALGSVCSDGHGKPSLNAVRCVRADLLIASGLNVPVWTDKGSGARQSISTWSAIPPSAPADEIHLAPGTFVGVNGYSKPANFNLYSLRIPIVIDVNARPAAPVLVDVTPATLQAPEQPAYSARLPWFIVKDPQLTRRQQFNQSPEYLLQRTDHYQLVGHCHNTENNNKTVRWVAPRLQQNNRLRLFSNATLIEFGAQWQSNLSQPFLFSARLNNDFTHCETHSNEWLNPAPIDVAAIVAGNSSMAVYLTQSDYKLLRADGTQIGSVVSYTDGRNLHFSVYTPPQPNATDLPAEATHMQSATVDHEADNEVAALPASTELPVVTDSVP from the coding sequence ATGCCTACTCATGAGACTGCCGCTTTGCCAACCGCGCAAATGCAACCCATCCGAAACGACAACTTGCTGATCAGCTTCACGACGGAGTTTCTGCGCATCTGGGACACCGTTGGCTCCCGAGTGAAACCGGCGGCCTTCTGGCGGCCCACGCCACCAGCCGATGTGCTGCCGGGTTATTTCCCGTTGGGCGACGTGGCGATTGATGACCATGACAACATTAATGACAGACATGCGGTGGCCGTGGTTTGCGAAGCGGCGACACCCAGTGCAGACCCCGCAAAAGGCAGCGCGTTGCGCCGGCCTGACGACTACGAACTGATCTGGCAAGACACAGGTTCAGGTTCGAAAAAGGACGGGGCGATCTGGCGACCCATTCCTCCGCAAGGGTACGTAGCGCTCGGTTCGGTTTGCTCCGACGGTCACGGAAAGCCTTCCTTGAATGCTGTCCGTTGCGTCCGTGCCGACCTCTTGATTGCTTCTGGCCTCAACGTACCGGTGTGGACAGACAAGGGCAGTGGGGCCCGACAAAGCATCAGCACATGGAGTGCCATTCCGCCTTCGGCGCCTGCGGATGAAATCCATCTGGCGCCAGGCACCTTCGTCGGCGTCAACGGTTATTCCAAACCCGCCAATTTCAACCTTTATTCCCTGCGTATCCCGATTGTGATTGACGTCAATGCGCGCCCCGCCGCGCCAGTCCTTGTCGATGTAACACCAGCCACCCTGCAGGCGCCCGAGCAACCTGCTTACAGCGCTCGACTGCCATGGTTCATCGTAAAAGACCCACAGCTCACCCGACGCCAACAGTTCAATCAGTCACCTGAGTATCTGCTTCAGCGCACGGATCACTATCAGCTCGTTGGCCATTGCCACAACACGGAAAACAACAACAAGACTGTGCGCTGGGTCGCACCCCGCCTGCAGCAAAACAACCGACTGCGCCTGTTCAGCAATGCCACTTTGATCGAGTTCGGCGCACAGTGGCAAAGCAACCTGTCGCAACCCTTTCTGTTTTCGGCGCGGTTGAACAATGACTTTACCCACTGTGAAACACACTCGAACGAATGGCTCAACCCGGCACCCATCGATGTCGCGGCTATCGTCGCCGGCAACAGCTCGATGGCGGTGTATCTGACTCAAAGTGACTATAAGCTGCTTCGCGCGGACGGCACACAGATCGGCAGCGTCGTCAGCTACACCGATGGCAGGAACCTGCACTTCAGCGTGTACACACCACCGCAACCGAACGCGACAGACCTGCCTGCTGAGGCCACGCACATGCAAAGCGCGACAGTCGATCACGAAGCGGATAACGAAGTCGCAGCGTTGCCGGCAAGCACAGAGTTGCCAGTGGTTACAGATAGCGTCCCATGA
- a CDS encoding divergent polysaccharide deacetylase family protein, whose protein sequence is MLLRSLCILLCCLAGFAQAEPASSSPHKAYLTLIIDDLGQNLPRDRRVLALPGPVTAAIMPDTPHATEFAREAHRAGKIVILHMPMDPATGPYAWHPELPIEELQKRLNAAFEKVPFTAGINNHMGSRMTAQPVAMAWLMGELQRRHKFFVDSRTSAQTVAAQQAQKIDLASVSRDVFLDDERTEAAIATQLQTAIALAHKQGSAVMIGHPYPQTLAVLERELPKLKAQGIDWIDIRQMISVRSNRAMAGHGKDGVYR, encoded by the coding sequence ATGTTGCTGCGTTCACTCTGCATTCTGTTGTGCTGTCTGGCGGGTTTTGCGCAAGCAGAGCCCGCCAGCTCCTCGCCGCACAAAGCCTACCTGACGCTGATCATCGACGACCTGGGGCAGAACCTGCCTCGGGATCGTCGCGTGCTCGCCCTGCCCGGTCCGGTCACAGCGGCGATCATGCCCGATACCCCGCACGCCACCGAGTTTGCGCGCGAAGCCCATCGCGCCGGGAAGATCGTCATTCTGCACATGCCGATGGACCCGGCCACCGGCCCCTACGCCTGGCACCCCGAACTGCCCATCGAAGAACTGCAGAAACGTCTGAATGCCGCGTTCGAAAAAGTCCCGTTCACCGCCGGCATCAATAACCACATGGGCAGCCGCATGACCGCGCAACCGGTGGCGATGGCGTGGTTGATGGGTGAGTTGCAGCGTCGTCACAAATTCTTCGTTGACAGCCGCACCAGCGCTCAAACGGTCGCTGCGCAGCAGGCGCAGAAGATCGATCTGGCCAGCGTTTCCCGAGATGTGTTTCTCGATGACGAGCGCACTGAAGCGGCAATTGCCACCCAGCTACAGACCGCGATCGCCTTGGCGCACAAACAGGGTTCGGCGGTGATGATCGGCCATCCGTACCCGCAGACCCTGGCGGTACTCGAGCGCGAGTTGCCCAAGCTCAAAGCGCAGGGCATCGACTGGATCGATATCCGGCAGATGATTAGCGTACGCAGCAACCGCGCCATGGCCGGCCATGGCAAGGACGGCGTCTACCGGTAA
- a CDS encoding S41 family peptidase: MLHLSRLTSLALTIALVIGAPLAFAAQPAPTVAPAGTAATAKAPLPLEELRTFAEVMDRIKAAYVEPVDDKTLLENAIKGMLSNLDPHSAYLGPEDFTELQESTSGEFGGLGIEVGAEDGFIKVVSPIDDTPASKAGIQAGDFIVKINGQPTRGQTMTEAVDKMRGKIGQKITLTLVRDGGTPFDVTLARAVIQVKSVKAQLLESGYGYIRITQFQVKTGEEVSKALAKLRKDNGKKLNGIILDLRNNPGGVLQSAVEVVDHFITKGLIVYTKGRIANSELRFSATGKDESEAVPMVVLINGGSASASEIVAGALQDQKRAVVMGTTSFGKGSVQTVLPLNNDRALKITTALYFTPNGRSIQAQGIVPDIEVRRAKITNEADSEYFKEADLQGHLGNGNGGADKPSGSAGKAKAMPQDDDYQLAQALSLLKGLSITSGR; encoded by the coding sequence ATGCTGCATTTGTCCCGCCTTACCTCGCTGGCCCTGACGATCGCCCTGGTGATCGGCGCGCCTCTGGCGTTCGCCGCGCAACCGGCCCCGACCGTCGCTCCGGCAGGCACTGCCGCGACCGCCAAGGCGCCGTTGCCGCTGGAAGAGTTGCGCACCTTCGCCGAGGTCATGGACCGGATCAAAGCCGCGTACGTCGAACCTGTGGACGACAAGACCCTGTTGGAAAACGCGATCAAGGGCATGCTCAGCAACCTCGATCCGCACTCAGCCTACCTTGGCCCGGAAGACTTCACCGAACTGCAGGAAAGCACCAGCGGTGAGTTCGGCGGCCTGGGCATCGAAGTCGGTGCTGAAGACGGCTTCATCAAGGTCGTCTCGCCAATCGATGACACCCCGGCATCCAAGGCCGGCATTCAGGCCGGTGACTTCATCGTCAAGATCAACGGCCAGCCAACCCGCGGCCAGACCATGACCGAAGCCGTCGACAAGATGCGCGGCAAGATCGGCCAGAAGATCACCCTGACTCTGGTTCGCGACGGCGGCACGCCATTCGACGTGACCCTGGCGCGTGCGGTGATTCAGGTGAAGAGCGTCAAGGCGCAGCTGCTGGAATCGGGCTACGGCTACATCCGCATTACCCAGTTCCAGGTCAAGACCGGCGAAGAAGTCTCCAAGGCGCTGGCCAAGCTGCGCAAGGACAACGGCAAGAAGCTCAACGGCATCATTCTCGACCTGCGCAACAACCCGGGCGGCGTGCTGCAATCGGCGGTTGAAGTGGTCGACCATTTCATCACCAAGGGCCTGATCGTCTACACCAAGGGGCGCATCGCCAATTCCGAGCTGCGCTTCTCCGCCACCGGCAAGGATGAAAGCGAAGCGGTACCGATGGTGGTGCTGATCAACGGTGGCAGCGCCTCGGCTTCGGAAATCGTCGCCGGCGCCCTGCAGGACCAGAAACGCGCCGTGGTCATGGGCACCACCAGCTTCGGCAAGGGCTCGGTGCAAACCGTTCTGCCGCTGAACAATGATCGCGCGCTGAAGATCACCACCGCGCTGTACTTCACGCCCAATGGCCGCTCAATTCAGGCCCAGGGCATCGTCCCGGACATTGAAGTGCGCCGCGCGAAGATCACCAACGAAGCCGACAGCGAGTACTTCAAGGAAGCGGACCTGCAAGGTCACCTGGGCAACGGCAACGGCGGCGCCGACAAGCCGAGTGGTTCGGCTGGCAAGGCCAAAGCGATGCCGCAGGATGACGATTACCAGTTGGCCCAGGCCCTGAGCCTGCTCAAAGGCCTGAGCATCACCTCCGGCCGTTGA
- a CDS encoding murein hydrolase activator EnvC family protein yields MLRVLIALALTCLLQPAFADERAQTQQQLDATRQDIAELKKLLGKLQEEKSGVQKELKGTETEMGKLQKQVDALQKELQKSESELQRLDAEKKKLQSARTEQQRLIAIQARAAYQNGRQEYLKLLLNQQNPEKFARTLTYYDYLSQARLEQLKNFNETLRQLANVEKDIGLQQAQLLVQKSDLDTQREALEKVRKERQQVLARLNDDVKARDQKLAAREQDQADLSKVLKTIEETLARQAREAEEARQKALIAQQEAEKKRLREAQAENSDAPRKPVRSSPGALVSSSGETFGGPFGATRGKLPWPVDGRLLARFGESRGDDARTKWDGVMISASAGSQVHAVHGGRVVFADWLRGAGLLVILDHGNGFLSLYGHNQTLLKSAGDVVKAGESISTVGNSGGQDTPALYFAIRQQGHPSDPAQWCRAQG; encoded by the coding sequence ATGCTTCGCGTCCTGATCGCCCTTGCTCTGACCTGTCTGCTCCAGCCGGCCTTCGCCGACGAGCGCGCGCAAACCCAACAGCAGTTGGACGCCACGCGTCAGGATATTGCCGAGTTGAAGAAGCTCCTGGGCAAGCTGCAGGAAGAAAAGTCCGGCGTGCAGAAGGAGCTCAAGGGCACTGAGACCGAGATGGGCAAGCTGCAGAAACAGGTCGACGCGCTGCAGAAAGAACTGCAGAAAAGCGAATCCGAGCTGCAGCGGCTCGATGCAGAGAAAAAAAAACTCCAGAGCGCGCGCACTGAACAGCAGCGACTGATCGCCATTCAGGCCCGAGCGGCCTATCAGAACGGTCGCCAGGAATACCTCAAGCTGCTGCTCAACCAGCAAAATCCCGAGAAATTCGCCCGCACCCTCACCTATTACGACTACCTGAGCCAGGCACGCCTGGAGCAGTTGAAGAACTTCAACGAAACCCTGCGCCAACTGGCCAATGTCGAAAAAGACATCGGTCTGCAGCAGGCTCAGTTGCTGGTACAGAAAAGCGACCTCGACACCCAGCGCGAAGCGCTCGAGAAAGTCCGCAAGGAGCGTCAGCAGGTTCTCGCCAGACTCAATGACGACGTCAAGGCCCGCGACCAGAAACTGGCCGCCCGCGAGCAGGATCAGGCAGACCTGTCTAAAGTCCTTAAAACCATTGAAGAAACCCTGGCCCGTCAGGCTCGTGAGGCAGAAGAAGCGCGGCAGAAAGCGCTGATCGCCCAGCAGGAAGCGGAAAAAAAGCGTTTGCGTGAGGCGCAGGCTGAAAACAGCGACGCCCCACGAAAACCCGTCAGATCAAGCCCCGGCGCGCTGGTATCGAGCAGCGGCGAAACGTTTGGCGGGCCTTTTGGCGCAACCCGGGGAAAACTTCCGTGGCCGGTTGATGGTCGATTACTCGCACGCTTCGGTGAAAGCCGCGGCGACGATGCCCGCACCAAGTGGGATGGCGTGATGATCAGCGCCTCCGCCGGCAGCCAGGTGCATGCCGTACATGGTGGGCGCGTGGTGTTTGCCGACTGGCTGCGCGGCGCCGGGTTGCTGGTGATCCTCGATCACGGCAACGGTTTTCTGAGTCTTTACGGTCACAACCAGACGCTGCTCAAGTCGGCGGGTGATGTGGTCAAGGCTGGCGAGTCGATTTCCACTGTCGGTAACAGTGGCGGTCAGGACACGCCAGCGCTGTATTTCGCAATTCGTCAGCAGGGTCACCCGAGTGATCCGGCGCAATGGTGTCGTGCGCAAGGATAA